AGGCCCAAACGGGTCATGCCTAACCGGGAATTCTGCGCGGCGGGAGAACGCACAGACGAATACAGTCTAATGGTCATTTTCCCTTAAAAGAGATGTAACTCTTTAGCAGCCACCCGATAACTACGCCAATTAAAACAAGTACTACCATCAAAAGGGAACTGGACATGGACAGGGACCAAAACAAAAACTCGATCTTAACGACAACCGTGTTTTGAAATATGAAGATGAGCGCCAAGCAAGCTAACACAAGACCCGCAATCAGTTTAGCATTCATAGCACACCTCCGGGCTTAGACGGATCACATAGGATTTTCGTGATGTCCATTGTGAAACTCTTTTCTACTCTGACCCCACTGTTACCAACCTGTGGATAACGTTCTCCAATGCACTGTTGAATTCTTCCGGACGAGCCATCATCAAAAAATGATCGGCGTCTTCCAGAACCACGGCATCGAATGAGGCCATATGCCTCCGGTTTGCCTCATAGTCAATGGGCCACAGATCTCCATTCACGGTCATCACAGGAATCCGGATTTCATCAAATATTAGCGCCACTTCCCCGCGAATGTACATGGACATCATTTCGTTCATCGCGCTCAAAGCAACGGCAGGCGGGGCAGCGGACATATCCGAAAGAATCCACTCGCGAAGCTGCGGACCGGTCTGAGCCGAGAGCATCTGCCCGACAAATCCCCGCGCGCCGGGGCCAAAGTCCTTTTTCAAAGGAGCGAGCATTTGATCGAGTTCTTCCCGGGTCAGCGGATATTCTATGTTTTCAAGGGTGTCGATGCCGATTAACCCAATCACTCGCTCCGGCATGAGCCGGGCCGCTTCGGCAATGACCACACCTCCCATGGAGTGGCCTATCAGAATAACGTGCCGGCTGCCCGTGGCCTCAATGACCGCCTGAACATCCTCACCAAAAGCCTTCATGGTGTACTTGGAACGGCTTAAACCCGAATGGCCATGGCCGGCAAGATCCAGCAAGACAACGCGGTGGTTCCGGGAAAAACGGGGCAATTGGGCGCGCCAGTAGCGCGAGTCACAGCTCCAACCGTGCACAAACACAAGGGCCGGCTCTCCGGCGCCATAGATCTCGTAAGAAACCGGTGTGCCGTCTTTGGAAGGGACCACATGGGGCCACTCCGCTTGCGCCTGAACCGCTCCGCAAGTCAAGAATACGCACGCCCAACAGAATGCCCAGTTCAGCGAGTATCTTGTAAATGGTGTCTTAGTTTTCATTAGCGTTTCTCCCGCGTAGTGCGACAAGTAGATCCCCCTCTTCTTCAGTTCACTCCGGTCCGGGGGTGGGTCTTGGGTGTCAGGCAGAGTTTGCCTCGCTCCGCCCGCAAGGACGGGACGGATTAGTAATCCACCCCGGGTTGGGCGAGAAACCCCTGCTTGTAGGGGTGCTTGATCTCTTTCATCTCGGTCACCACATCGGCGGCTTCGATCAGAGCCTGCGGCGCGCCGCGGCCGGTGACAACCACATGGGTCTGGGCAGGACGCTCTTGCAGAGCCTCAATCACTTCCTGCACGGGAAGGAATTCGAAGTCCAGCACACAGTTGAGCTCGTCAAAGATCAATACTTGGTACGCAGGCTCTTTGAGCATCTCCAGGCATTTGGCCCAGGCTTTGCGCGCGGTGGCCCTGTCCTGTTCCTCATTCTGGGTCTCCCACGTGAAGCCGTCGCCCATGCACACCCAGTCCACGCGCTCGGGCAGGCGCGCGGCCATTTGTTCCTCCCCGGTTTTCCACTGGCCTTTGATGAATTGCACGCAGCCCACCCGCAGGTCACGGCCCAGGGCGCGGAAAGCCAAGCCAAAGGCCGCAGTCGACTTGCCCTTGCCTTCGCCTGTGTAGACGATGAGCAGGCCTTTTTGTCCGGCTTTGCCGCTAATGGGGTTTTCGCGTGGGGCTTTTTGAGTCATTTGACTAGATTCTTCCTTTACCGCCGATAAAAAACATGGCGCCGGGCGCCGGATATCCCAAAACCTCATCGTAGTCCTTGTCCAACAGGTTATCAATCCGGCCGTAGATGTCGAAGTTCTTCGTCATCTGGTAAGTCAGGGCTCCATCCAGCTTGAAATAGGACTTATTCCAATCCGTTTGATTTGAAGAGAGCCGCCTGCCCACAACTGTCCCGTCTAAATTAAACTGCCATTTGTTCCAGAATTCATAGTCCAAACCGAAACCGATTTGGTTTTTCGGCACTCGTACCAAGGCTCGATCTGAAGGCCTTTCGCGTGCATCCAAATAGGTGTAGTTTGCGCTAAGCCTCAAGCCGCGAAAAGGCTTAAAAAAACCTTCGATCTCAATGCCCTGGAGCTCCGAGTCGTCGACGTTTGTGCTTTGAAAATTACCCCCCGCAAAAGCAAACTGGATCAAGTCTTCAACATCTGTTCGAAACAGAGACAGTTCTGCCCCGGCCTTTCCCCTTTCCCAATCTTGAGCCAAGCCCAATTCCATCGTCTTGCTCTTTTCCGGACGCAAATTGGGATTTCCAAAGTTGGGCCAATACAGATCATTCAAATCCGGGGAACGGTACCCTTCGCTATAACTCACCCTGGCTCGCGTCCCTGTTTCGGGGATGCGTAAAGACGCCGAGACCTCGGGTAGAGTTTCCCTGCCGGAAGTGGAATGATCGGCTTCCCGCACCCCGGCGACCAGAGTCAAGTTCTCCAACGGATCCCACTGATGGTGGATAAAGCCCTCATTGCGTTTGATCTCCCGATTGAACATATCGGTCTTGCCCTTGTCCCAGCGGAATTCATAACCGACTGTTAGAAATCCTGCGCGGCCAAAATCAAAACGATTGATGAAGTCGAAACCATACCGGTCTGTTTCCACAATCGAACTGAAATCAAGTTCGGCCGTACCGGGGTTTTGAGGATCCGCGTAGAGAGAATCATCGCCGCTATGACTGATTCGTAACTCTGCCGTCCAACCCAACTCCTCCAAGGGCTGCGACACCACTCCTGCGCTGGCTACAAGTTTTTCACTCTCCAAGTAAGCGTTCGGATCCGGCAGGAACGGCCCGTCATCCGACCCCACCCTGGAGTCGTTATAATTGAACGTATAGTCAATATCCGTGCCTCTGATCACCTCAACGGATCCCGCCGTAGAGAGGTTGTTCACTTCAACATCGTCCCCGGCGCTCAAACCATCGCTGTCCAGACGATCGTAACTCAGTCCATACCGCACAGCCCCGAACTCTCCGTAGGTGGCCACTGTGGCATTGGATGTATTGTGAGTCCCATATTCCAGTTTGGCGGCAGTGCGCACCGGGCCTCCGCGCTTGGTGCGAATACTGATCACACCGGCAATGGCCTTGGAGCCGTACAAAGTACTGGCAGAGCCGCGGAGCACCTCCACACTTTCTATGATTTCCGCAGGCAGCGCAGCCAAATCCGCGTCACCCAAAGTGGGGCTGCCCACATCCATTCCATCAAGCAGAATGAGCGTTTGATCCGTGCCCGCGCCGCGGAGGCTAATGGACGTGGTGCGGGCAATACCACCCGTTCGCCTCACAAACACACCCGGCACATTGCGGAGCACTTCCACGGCGCTCTGGACCTGCATCTTTTCAATATCTTCTGCTGTAATGAGAGACACTGCGCGCGTCAATTTGGATCTTTCCTGCGGGGTCCGCGTGGCGGAAACCACGAGGGGTTCGAGTTGGTAGGCGTCTTCATCGAGATACGCGTATTGACCTGCGTAGGCGGGGGAGACTGTAAGCACAAACAGGACGAGCAGGCTAAGTTTCTTCGGCATTCGGTTATTCCTTTTGATAATTGGGATGGTGCAAGTCCCTCTCGTCATCCCGAGCGCAGCAAAGGGATCTTTTGCTCAACAAAGATGGCCGCGCTTCGCTCGCCATGACGACTTGTGGCGCCGTAAACAAAAAAACCCGCCGTAAAAGCCGGCGGGTTGCACCCTGATCTTCACCCGTGCGATGCCCCGTGAGCGCGTGTGAGAGACTTGCGCCTAAGGGGCCTCGACAGCTGTTTACCGCTCTAGATCCGAGAGCGGGCAGCTCACCATGCACAGGCAGGTCTTCTGACTCACGGATCTGCCTCCCCCCACCCCTTCCCTCCTGATGTACTGCTGCGGAATCGCCTTGTCTTTATACGATTCGGCAGCAGCCTCCTGCCAGAAAGTGGTTATAGTGGGGTTTGTCCCCGTTTACAGCGGCGGGACCGCCCCCGGTTTTCACGGGGTTCCCTATTAAGCTCTTGCGCGCACCTGTGCGACCTATTTGATTGTCAGAGGGGCATCATAAGGCCCCGCATTCACTCCGTCAAAGGAAAAGACGGTTCTTACTGTTATTCCTCCCAAAGCAATTCCGGACTGGTCACCCATTCCAGATCCCATTTCTCTGAGCCCTCTTTTTTGAGGCAAAGTATTCCCGCCTCCGGGAAGTCCACAACCCCGACAGTGGCCTTTCCGCCCAGAAGCTCCCGGGCCAATTGAGGCAAAAAAGGAAGATGGCTCACAACGAGCAAGCTCCGCCCATCCTGCTCAACGAAAAAACTCTCGATGCGCCCGGCAGCCAAAATGGCCATATCACCCGGGCCCAAGCCCTCCTGCTCCATACGCTCGGTCTGCGCGCCCAAGACAGACTGCACTTGTTCGGCAGTCTGGACCGCGCGGGTGCGGTTGGAATGCCATATGCAGTCCACCTGCGCGCCTGTATCTTTCAGGAACTTCGCCACGCACTGAGCCTGGCGACGCCCTTTTC
This sequence is a window from Candidatus Omnitrophota bacterium. Protein-coding genes within it:
- a CDS encoding DUF1049 domain-containing protein, which codes for MNAKLIAGLVLACLALIFIFQNTVVVKIEFLFWSLSMSSSLLMVVLVLIGVVIGWLLKSYISFKGK
- a CDS encoding alpha/beta hydrolase; protein product: MKTKTPFTRYSLNWAFCWACVFLTCGAVQAQAEWPHVVPSKDGTPVSYEIYGAGEPALVFVHGWSCDSRYWRAQLPRFSRNHRVVLLDLAGHGHSGLSRSKYTMKAFGEDVQAVIEATGSRHVILIGHSMGGVVIAEAARLMPERVIGLIGIDTLENIEYPLTREELDQMLAPLKKDFGPGARGFVGQMLSAQTGPQLREWILSDMSAAPPAVALSAMNEMMSMYIRGEVALIFDEIRIPVMTVNGDLWPIDYEANRRHMASFDAVVLEDADHFLMMARPEEFNSALENVIHRLVTVGSE
- the cobO gene encoding cob(I)yrinic acid a,c-diamide adenosyltransferase, which gives rise to MTQKAPRENPISGKAGQKGLLIVYTGEGKGKSTAAFGLAFRALGRDLRVGCVQFIKGQWKTGEEQMAARLPERVDWVCMGDGFTWETQNEEQDRATARKAWAKCLEMLKEPAYQVLIFDELNCVLDFEFLPVQEVIEALQERPAQTHVVVTGRGAPQALIEAADVVTEMKEIKHPYKQGFLAQPGVDY
- a CDS encoding TonB-dependent receptor; this encodes MPKKLSLLVLFVLTVSPAYAGQYAYLDEDAYQLEPLVVSATRTPQERSKLTRAVSLITAEDIEKMQVQSAVEVLRNVPGVFVRRTGGIARTTSISLRGAGTDQTLILLDGMDVGSPTLGDADLAALPAEIIESVEVLRGSASTLYGSKAIAGVISIRTKRGGPVRTAAKLEYGTHNTSNATVATYGEFGAVRYGLSYDRLDSDGLSAGDDVEVNNLSTAGSVEVIRGTDIDYTFNYNDSRVGSDDGPFLPDPNAYLESEKLVASAGVVSQPLEELGWTAELRISHSGDDSLYADPQNPGTAELDFSSIVETDRYGFDFINRFDFGRAGFLTVGYEFRWDKGKTDMFNREIKRNEGFIHHQWDPLENLTLVAGVREADHSTSGRETLPEVSASLRIPETGTRARVSYSEGYRSPDLNDLYWPNFGNPNLRPEKSKTMELGLAQDWERGKAGAELSLFRTDVEDLIQFAFAGGNFQSTNVDDSELQGIEIEGFFKPFRGLRLSANYTYLDARERPSDRALVRVPKNQIGFGLDYEFWNKWQFNLDGTVVGRRLSSNQTDWNKSYFKLDGALTYQMTKNFDIYGRIDNLLDKDYDEVLGYPAPGAMFFIGGKGRI
- the sixA gene encoding phosphohistidine phosphatase SixA → MKLYLLRHGEACSGGDDAHRQLTGKGRRQAQCVAKFLKDTGAQVDCIWHSNRTRAVQTAEQVQSVLGAQTERMEQEGLGPGDMAILAAGRIESFFVEQDGRSLLVVSHLPFLPQLARELLGGKATVGVVDFPEAGILCLKKEGSEKWDLEWVTSPELLWEE